tgctatcaaaacaagtttttttggttcttccggcttgcaaactagttttcaagtattttatcatagctgtgaacatgtttgtagttgttgaATTTATCACAGCTAGGCAGAAAACTTCTTAGAAGTTGACTCTGATAATgacacgtcctcctgaaatgggcaTGATTTGGTCCAAccgttaaaaatcaaaactttgttttcaatttctccCCCTTATCAGTtcatttaaatggaatcttagaTATGATTAGAACCATAAGAAATAGCTTTTcctatatttgataaaaattttcataattaacATGATTtaagagagaaaattgaaaaaaagctgcaaggtggtccaaaataggtacctggtccaaaataagtccgttaccctactaaACGACTGTTCTCTCCAGACTGACCGCTGCTTTCATTGCTGCTCGCTatttacccaagtaacaccgattgtTTTGTAAGACTCTTTAAGCCTCTTATGAAACCTAAACTTGGTCTTGTAGCCTGTTATAAAACcataaatgttacttgggtatagttgtttggccgaatagttgaaaaggtcaatattcggtattcgtaGTGCATCTCTTTTTATTACGAAATGAACAAAACAACTCTTTTTGGCAAaagaatttgataaataaaaaatctttgatttgttTAAGTccttttaaaactttaattaagTTTAATTCCAACAGAAAACGAATGAGCTTACTTTTAGCGTGCAAGTTTACAATAACCCAATTATGCTTAACATGCTCGAAGCGTGTAGCTGTCAAACAAGATCGCCGCAAATCTGTCGGTCATCCCCGAGTCGAAAAGTTGCAAGCTGTATATTAACCTCCATCGGATTTGCTGCAATTAACTGGtaagttttggtttttgttttccgGATTTCACGTTAATAATAGGATTATTCCCGTTCTAGTGTCCGTCGATAACCATGTCAATCTTAGCGTACAACGGTGGCTGCGTTGTGGCAATGAAAGGCAAAAATTGTGTCGCCATCGCCACCGATCATCGGTTTGGCGTTCAGGCCCAGACGATTGCCACCGACTTTGAGAAGGTATTCGAAATCAATCCGCACATGTATCTGGGCCTGGTGGGACTTCAAACGGACATCCTGACGGTGTATCAGCGATTATTGTTCCGCAAAAACCTGTACGAAATCCGGGAAAACAGGCAGATGACGCCGGAAAGATTTGCCGCTATGTTGTCCAACTTCCTGTACGAGAAACGCTTTGGACCCTATTTCATTGAACCGGTTATTGCCGGGTTGGATCCGAAAACCTTTGAACCGTTCATTTGCAACATGGACCTGATTGGGTGTCCGAACCAGCCGAACGATTTCGTTGTTGCTGGAACCTGTGCCGAACAGTTGTACGGTATGTGTGAAACGCTCTGGAAGCCGGATCTGGAATCGCAGGATCTGTTTGAGGTGATCTCCCAGGCGCTGGTAAATGCGTTTGATCGGGATGCCATCAGCGGTTGGGGCGCGACCGTCTACATCATCGAGAAGGAAAAACTGACGGTTAAGAAGCTGAAAACCCGCATGGATTAATGGGGTGGGCTTGAAGGGGGCGGATGGATTcgaaatcggttttttttttgtattacaaaatctgagaaaattcaataaaataggTTTAAATTATACCTGTTTGATCTTCATTTTGATAAGTCTCGAAACGTTCTcctgcattaattttttttctttcaaatgagtGCAAAACCACatctaatttttatttcgttttatttacatacaaaaatttgaattcaaacacACGAGTGTTGAATATAGTTATTAAACAACCTTGTAATTGTTGACATTTCTTAACTTCAGTCTATTGATCCATTTTATTTGCTAACAATGTTGATAGTTAGGTTTAATTACGACTGATAATGATGAGTAGTAAAATATGTTGCTTTAACAGAACTTTGAACAAGGGTTTATTCGGGTGCTAAACTTTGAAGTAAGGTTTGTTTTTAGTCTTCCTTAAATCTTTATGTATCTTCAAAATGAAGTATGCCTATCACATCTGCGAAGGGTTGATCTCCTCGGTTAAATATTCTTCGCTCAAGCCCTCGCAAGATTCTCGGACTAAACCTTCCAGATCCAAATGCTTCTGAGGAAGCCGGGAATGCCCATAGGCATACTCGTTGACCACCCTTTGAATTTCCATTCGACAAAGTAGCTTCTTTGAAGGGTCGATTCGTCTCAAATGGGACAATAGACTCGACACGAAATAATCATCTTCATCCGGGCACCGATTGAAGGTCGTTGATGTTTCCAGTTGTTCCGACGAAAAGTCATCCAAACTAATATCGTTCTGCTCATTTTCTGCAAGCAGTTGTTGCCAAGCGCTGGGTTTATGGTGACTTATATGATCTTTCAGAAACAACAACGAGCCGAATAGTGGCCAATTGACGTATGGTTCGTAATTCAGTGGGTCTGATGAATTTTCCAATTCAGACTTCGGTATTTTAACAATATTCCTCACAAAGCAGTCCCGCAGAACTTTCCAACGTTTTTTAAGGACATCAACtgcgaaaaaaaagaagattaaaaaatagTCATGCTCAAACGTTCGGAAACCTACCTGGCACTTCAAGTTTTTCGGACAGAATTCCCCAGGCCCTATTCTTATTGTAATTTATTCCCAACTTTTTATTCCACAGTTCAGGCCGTGCGTAGACCTCGTGGATAATAAAATCGTCATTAAGTTCATAAACATCCGACATGCTCGAAAAACGAAATTTAATCTTCCTTGACCTAGTAATTAGGTTCTTATTGTAACTTAAAGGTTTtcgtaaataaaaatcacaataacAATTACTTGGTTTCGAAtggattaaaatattaaaacgatttaaaatgtgtatagaacaaaaaaatcgcgaaattttCGGCTTTTTTTCGCGTCGCGAAACGCTTCTGGAGCGGGTTTTGTTTTGATCTTAACAGGGATGCCAGTAATACATGTTTTGCCCGTATTGCTcactgggttgccaggtgcccagatttgtcttaAATACATAGACTTTTGACGCTTTTGACCTTTCGTCCAGATGTTGTTTGGTCGGACACAGATTTTGAAAggcactataatttcatatatagagtatttcctgagacagattgtggtaggataacttttaggtttttttttaaagtttcctaCATCTATTTGGCTTAACCTCTGATAGCTGGCCAAGGGGTATTGGAAGCAGAGAAAATTACAGAGTAACTTTTAGGTTTTGtttcgaactttttgaaaaatgtaaacaacagGGGTggcaggtgtcctgatttttcaggatttgtcctgattttcggaCAGGACAAATCAGGAAACATCAGGACATTTTTaaggtcatttttcaaaaatcaggacaattcaagcgtttttgaaaaatcaggacggtctctcgaaaatcaggacaaatcctgaaaaatcaggacacctgacacccccaGAGATGCctggtggttttgtcaaaaatcaggacaccatgaagaaaaaatcgCAGGATATTTCCGGACACTAACTTTttctgcttaaattgcataaataaaggcgaaatacaggtactgtaatcgccttaatttatgcaatttatGAGATCAGCAGAGTCTCGACGCGAATGCAATTTATCTGGAAAACTCCAtttagatattattttaaccaaatataATCATCGGGTAAATGAATTTTACTATACTATTACAGATTTATTCGATGTCCTGATAATTCAgcttaaaattcaattataattaagatttttttttcgaaaatcaggacaattaaatatattttaaagacaattttaaataaaagtgatattttcaaaatgtccgaACAATGTGTTGTACACAGAATTGTAAATATAATCACGTTTATTGTAGATTTCCGTCTTTTGAAACATAGCTCTCATGAGATGAGCAGAATAAGCACTAAAATTGCAAATTATATATCGTTGCTTGATATTAAAAAAGTACATCTCTCTCTATATGGCCTCATGTCCCATGTTTCTAAGATAAAtgtttttgtatgtatgtatgtatgtatgtatggttcccccatcggtagcaaggtcctgcctatgtctgtgtggttgGCCCtaaggcttccacggccgatggttcgtcaagggaaggcatccaaccttaagaaacctacaatggttggctacCACTCCGCTTGTAATAGTTCTttaggttatccccagatgcattccctctagTTCCCAATCCCCAATATGCAAATTTATATATGTATAAAAGTATGTATAAAGAAAATAATACATGTGTATCATAAAATATTACCTGAAGATCTGAAAAGAAATGGTATTAAATtatatggataaaaaaaagtaataataagtaacaacaatttgaaaaaaaaataaaatagaaaaatttttagaacaaatttCTTAATAAACTAATTCCAAGTTAAACAAAAACTGGTTCCATGAATCGGAAAGCAACGTCttcttgaaaattatgaaatatgcCACTAAAATtacctaaattttaaaaagatttgtttGCTGAATCTATTCTAATGAGATATTCGCTTTGGCTATTTTACTTCGCAATTGAAATAAACAACTATTAAtgcatttccaatgaaaattaaacaaaatacctAAAAAATAGGTTTTAACCGAGAGCAATGCTTACACATATTACACTTTTTTATCaagaaaagtaagaaaaaaaataataacaagacaacagtttttaatgtaaaattggcTAGGTCACATTTTTGCACCGACATACTAGGATAAGAGTAAAACAaaatagatgattttttttttattaacagtGATGTTTGACTGACAAAATATGATTGTATACCGATTggcataaagtcatttggcataaagccgtttggcataacgccgtttggcataaagccgtttggcataatggccgtttggcataatagtcatttggcataatggccgtttggcataacggtcatttggcataaaatatTGCATTTACTTTGGGCATGAAGACGGGGCCATCCTAAAATAATGGATCAACATTTcgaggaagcctcctcacgcttcgcgttcgaactaaaatgatgtatggtccttacgcttcgcttcgcgttgcggaccgggctaagggattgtccctagcattgggtaaacctagaaacacggggccttcctaggGTTTTTAATAAACCTAGGAAGACGGGGCCGTcctaaaattatttatcaaaatttccaggaagcctcctcacgcttcgcgttcgaactaaaacgacgtatggtccttacgcttcgcgttgcggaccgggctagaggattgtccctagctttgggtaaacctagagtGTTTCTAAGATAAATGTTTTTATCTAGAAATTCATCTTACGAACCAAACATTCTCGGCTTAGCTCACCTCAAATGTGAGACATTTTTTGCTAATGCTCATTACCAGAACTTTGAAGCATTGGTTCGcgtgcaaaattttgaagttcaattaaGTTTGGTACCCataggcttttcaaaattcggcgttaaaaaaaaggattcaacAGGATGAGGCCTATCACAAGGAACTGACCTCCTCGGTAAAATATTCTTCGCTCAGACCCTCGCATGTGTCACGGACCAAACCATCGAGATCCAAACGCGTTTGCGGAAGCCGGATCTGTCCATAGGCATACTCGTTGACCACCCTCTGAATTTCCATCCGACAAAGTAGCTTCTGTGCAGGGTTGATTCGTCGCAAATGGGACAACAGACTCGAGACGAAATGATCATCTTCATCCGGCAACCGATCAGCGGTCCTCTTCCTTGATGTTTCCGGTGGTTTGCTATATGTTTCCGTTTTGTTGCTTGATGTTTTTGATTGTCTCCTTTGTTTTTCTGGTTGTTTGTTTGATGTTTCCGATTCAGTGCTATATGTTTCCGGTTGTTTACTTGATGTTTCCGGTTGTTCCGGCGAAAAGCCATCAAAGCTTGTTTCGTCCTGCTCAATTGCTGCAACCGCTCGCTGCCAAATGTTCCAATTCGGTCCTCGCTTCCCAATGTGATCTTTCAGAAACAACATCGATCCGAACAGTGGCCAGgtaacatatttttcataatccaGTCGGTCTGAGGAACTTTGCAAAACTGACTTCGGTATGTTAAGAAGGTTCGACGAAAACGCGTCCCGCAAAAATCTCCAACGTTTTTTGAGTACTTCCtctataaaatatataaaaaatttaacttagtGTCCGAGCGCAAGCGGTCGTATCTTCTTACCTGGCACTTCATGTTTTTGGGCTAAATTTCTCCAGATCTTATTAACAACCCTTAGTTTGCGACTTACACCTAACGACTTATCCCACAGTTCAGGCCGTGCGTAGACTTCGCTGATAATAAAATCGTCATCAAGTGTGCATTGCGACATACTCGAAAAACAAAACGATTGGATTCGACCAAAtttaaaacgtttttgaatttaTAGAAAACTTTCTTTCTTTATTTGGCTTCGTCTGACACGACTGGCTAGGACCATTCTGGCCCAACTTGCCTCAATTGTGTGGATAGTTTTGGTTGTTGAATATAGGACTATTGCTTGAGGGTGTTCTTGTTGTTCTTGATCGGTGGGTTGTTTGTGTTTATATTGGaattttgactttcttgatgtATTCCGTGATTTGGTTTAGTGcacgctcatatttttttaaccaaaaatgattgtttttcatgcattttttgatatttttaaaagaactcctaaaattgttgttttttaaccgTAATGAATTGTTAAACTTTAACCATTTTCCGAGTTCATGATGAAAATGTTGataatggttaaaattcaacaactaaaatgactgaaaaaaaagtcgccatgtttgcaatccctgaaatgtttgttttgtttatggtCTCGTGTTGTAAtcgtaaataatttttataaattctcctgAGATAATACAAACTGTAAGTATTCGCTTGATAATACcagttaaaatgattaaaagaaatttacttAAGCTTGAATTATCAActcttttaaatttcattttcaggcGAGAATTGTGAAGCAACGGATATCCGAATTCGAAAACAGCAGCAGTTCCGCCGCGGATAGAAATCCGTCAGTTGACTCAACGAAACCTCCAGTTGTCGCCACGTCTATGAGTAAGTACATGTCGTTATTGGAAATATCTATCACCTATTCCGAGATAAACAACCATGAAAATATAATTACAGAATGTTCCGGAACTTCCTACATTTGCTGCATCAAGAGGTTCATGTCGGTTCGTTCCGAAAATATGCGAGGAAAAAATCAGCACTTAAAAAACTGCAGAGCGGGAAGCGTGATGTGCGAACATAGAAGCAGCAGCGCATCATCCGCAGTGGTAGCGCAGTGGCCGATACAAGGATAATCGAGGCAACGATTCCCTCGACCGGCTAAACTTTTTCCGCTAATGCAACATCGTAGTGCCAGCTCCTCTACCAGCATCCAACAGAGCAGATAGCTGTGAAGGCTActaaaaatatcaatgttttaaaataaaaaaattgttggtacTTGTATCAACAGGTGTTACATTGATTTATGAATCTGTTATCCGGATTTAAGGTAACTCATGGTCATTTCTGAATATGATATTTGCttaatgaattaattttaagacgaTTCATATGTGGGAACAAATATTTCCTTTTGATTTCGGccccttttttactttttcgaccatgcttgaaaaataaccattattCAAGTTCTCtatgaaatctcattttatgagtttttcctgaaaactcataaaatgacttgaTCCACTAAActgccattatggttatttttcaaacatttatggTTCAACGTGGCCCAGCGTGTGATGTTTCGCATTCTTCTTTTAGGATGTTTAATAGTGGCTTGCAGTTTTCTAGTATTGGGAATTCCCCTCGGATGTTGTTCAATCTTGGACAATAGTATAGGATGTGCTCTAAATCCTCTGGTACCCTACATGTTTCGCAGAGTTCATCTGGCTCCAGCTTCCATAAGAACAGTCTGTTCTTCGTGAGGACATGGCCGGACCTTATTCGGCTGAGTAATTTTTTGTCGCTGTTTTTGAGAATCAGTTCTTTGAACCAAGGTGTTTTCCTAGGAAGTGGTTCAATCTGAGCATAGTACTTTCCTTTGAACAGAGAGACTCGACGGTACTCCCTCTTCCAGTTGTTCCAGGCTTCGTTCTTGGCCACCATGAACACGTCTCCTAATGTAAGTGAGTTGAACATCGTCTGCGGTTGGTCTGTCATTCGTACTGCTTCTCTGTCTACGATTTCGTTCCCCGCTATTCCGCAGTGACTATATAGGTATCCACTGGATTACTATTTTGTGCTTGTTGTTTATGCAGAGGAGTTTGAAGATATTCCAGGTGATGTAGTTTACAATTAATTGTTTTGTGTGGAGAAGCATATCGCAGCTGCTTGCAGAGTCTGTCATTATCACCGTTTTATCGTAATTGTTTTCTATGGCCCACTCCACAGCTAACTGTATGGCCATCAGTTCTGCGTTGGATATTGACACGTTTTCGTTggttttttcagcttttttgatttttttctggggGTCGAAGAAAGCGATGGCGGTCCCAGCTGTTTTTTTGCTTGCATCGGTAAAGATGATATTGTAATTCTTATAATCGGTGTTGACCTTTTCCCGGAACAGTGTTTGCCATtgcaaagatgaaaaattcgtttttttcgaTTGACCGTCTGTTAGGGTTCTTCTAACAGAATTGGTCGGATTCCAGCCTGGTTCATTGTGGAGTATGAGGGTTTTGTGTATATTTGGGTCCTTAGGATGAGTTTGGGCGAACAGGTCGAGGTTTTGGTCGACTATGTAAGTTAGGTAGGATCCATTCCAGGTTCGAGTGTCGATTGTCTTTTGGATGCAGGCTGCAAGCTGATTCTGGTGATAGTAGCTTCTGAGGGCCTCTCGTTTCGTCAGAAGTTCTATCCGGAATTTCATGGGGATTTGACCAGTGTCAGACAGAATCACGTGGATTGGTGTGGATCTAATGTACCCCATTGAGATAAGTAGGAAGGAGTTCTGGACCGTTTGCACTTTTTGCAGATTAGATTCTGCGGCCCCGCCGTATACCGATGCCCCATATTCCAGCTTGCTCCGCACCAGGGCGTTGCTTATTTTGATCAGCGTTTCTGGGTTGGCTTGTTTATTCCGGCCGGCTAGTAACTTGATCAGGGGGATTTTTTGTTTCGCCCTGTGGCACACATCCTCGATATGTTTCCGATGTCTAAGCGAACGGTCTAGGGTGAATCCCAGGTATTTGTACGTGTTGTCGATGTTCACATTGGTGCCTTTTATCTGGACGTTTATGTTTTGCGTATTTTTCTTGGTGAAGGGCACTATCGCGCATTTATTGGGATTGATTTCTAATTTTAATTCCAGCATTTTGTCTGCCAATCGGTCCAGAAACAAGTTCATTCGGCTGGCAGCAGTCGCTAATGTCTCGTCCTCTACAATGACCGCTAGGTCATCTGCGAATTGTACTAGTGTACAACCAGCTGTCCTGATATTGTGCAGCGAAGCAGAGTACAGGTTAAATAAGATGGGCGAGAGCGGACAGCCCTGCGGTAGTCCTTCTGTGACTTCACGTTCAACCGTTCCGTCCTCTGTGTTCAGTAAGAGCACTCTCGCACTAAGGTAGTTGTGTAGCCAGGATATGATCTTGTTCGGAATTTTGTAGTTCGCCAATATTTCTAACAACTTCTCTGTGTCCACCCTGTCGAAGGCCCTCGATACGTCCAGGAAGGCCACCATGCATTCCTGTGGCGGTAGAGAATTCGTATAACACTCTTCTTTAGCAGTTCAGTTCAGTACAGCTTTAAGCTAGAATTTATTGAATAGTTAATATAGGAATCGAATAGTTTAGGCATACCTTCTTACAAAATTTAGTGTTAATCCTTTTCTATGAATTCTCTAGCTTGTCACAAGTTAACCTCAAACTCTTTCCTGTAAATTAGTATGCAGGTGGAAAATGATTAATATCGATCTCAAgtttaaattcaactttaaattcCTCACCTTATCCACTTTTCGTGTACAAACTAAGATATGATATACTGTGGGTAACAATTTAAATGATCTTCGAAATAATCTGATTCGCAACTCTATCCGAGAACACGCTATCTACCTTCAAGAGTACTACTTAGATGACACTATCCTGTTTACTTCGTATGACGTATTTCCGACCGAGGGAATGGACGGTACTCTCACTCGTTCGTCACGGGTTACCGCAACATCCCCCTGCCCGTGAAGTACCCCTTTTCCCGAGGGCACTCCCAGGACGTCAAGGACCGCTAGTCTGGTAGCTGCTTTCAGTGATGTTCCGCTGCTTGTCTTCACCCATGCTCTGCGTACTTGCCCATCGGCACCTAATACAACCTTTTCGATCCGTCCACGTTCATAGCCGTTTCTGACATTCTCGTTTATGACAAGCACCAGGTCGCCTCTTCCAAGGGGTTTCATGGGTTCGAACCATTTTGTTCTTCTCGTGAGCATTGGTAAATATTCGACTATCCACCTTCTCCAAAATCCATCGACTAAGTGCCTAGTTAGGCTCCAACTATCTCTTAAGGAGTTGCGATAGTTGTTTAACTCCGAAGGTGGTTGTTGGACTTCCTTGGACCAGCACAACAAAAAGTGGTTGGGAGTCAATGCCTCTTGCTCGTCACATTCGAGGGGTACGTACGTCAACGGCCGAGAATTGACAATACTTTCCGCTTCCAATAGTATGGTTTCGAATGCCTCATCATTCGGGTGTCTCACGTGTTCAGATAGTACTTGGAGTGCCAATTTAACTGATTTCACCATACGTTCCCAGGCCCCACCCATGTGGGGTGTGGCTGGGGGGTTAAAATACCAGGCCGTAGAAGCGTTGGTGAACGTAGAGGCGCACGCTTCATCAATAAGTGTTCTTTGTTTTCTTTCTTCTGCCAGCTCTCGGCTTGCCCCTTTAAAACAGGTGCCGTTATCAGAGTAAACCTCTTGTGGTGCTCCCCTTCTAGCAATGAACCTTCTGAAAGCCATAATGCAGGATTGCGTGCTTAACGTATAAACCACTTCAAGGTGAATAGCACGAATTGTAAGGCAGGTAAATAGGCATACCCAACGCTTGGCTAGACTTCTGCCTACTTTCACCTGAATGGGGCCAAAGTAGTCCACACCTATATATGAGAAAGGACGAATGTGTGGGGTAAGCCTGACACGGGGTAAAGGTGCCATAATAGGAGGTTTTGGGCTAGCTCGTTTCACTTTACAATATAAACATGCGTTTGCTATTCTACGTATGATCGAGCGCATGTTAGGAATATAATATTGTTGTCTCATTTCGTTAAGGACGGTCTCTCTATTTGCATGCAGGAATTTAACATGAAAATGAAGAATCAACAGATGTGTAATCCGATTCTCTTTAGGCAGCAGTACCGGGAACTTAGCATCATAGCTGATCGGGGCTAGATTCAATCGAGACCCAACCCGTATGATCGAATGTTCATCCGTGAAGGGATTTAACTTGTAAATATGGCTAGAAGCTGGAATGGGTTTTCCTCTGTTCAATAGATCTATCTCAGCGAAAAAGACGTCTGCCTGTGCTTGTTTCCATAAAACGCGTTCAGCCTTCTGGATCTCATCGCGTTGAAGTATTTTCTCTACCGTCCCGGGCGGTAACCGATGTCGGAAAGAATCGGCACCACGAACAATGTAGGAAGTTGTTCGCAGCATACGATTGAATGTTGAAAAGCGAGTAGTATCTATAAGCGGGTCTGTGTTGTGAACGTGGACGTGAACTGCTCTGAGCTCATCCTCGGTTGTGAAAGATTTACCTGATGCCCTTGGCCACTGCTCTTCCAATTCTAGTAAGAATGTTGGTCCTCGGTACCATCGACTATCGGGATCAAAGGAAGGCTCGTTATTCCATTTGGTGGCCTCATCAGCAACGTTTAGCGCCGATGGAACATGTCTCCATTCTTCTACATTTGTGCTCGACAATATTTCCCCGACTCTGAAGGTCACGAACTGATGAAATCGCCTGCTGTCTGACCGTATCCAGGCTAACACCGTTGCTGAGTCCGACCAAAACACCCTTTTCTCTATCGGAAGAGTCATCGAAGTAGCGACTGTTTGGAGATGTCTTGCGCCGAGGGCGGCAGCCTGAAGTTCTAATCTCGGGATGGAAAGCGGTTTGAGCGGCGCCACCTTTGTTTTCGCTGAGATAAGTCTGCATTTacagtcatttttgttttcaagtcgAATGTAGACCACACAAGAGTAGGCGGCTTCGCTCGCGTCCACAAAAGTGTGTAGCTGAAGTTTGTAATTTATTCGAGAGTCGGTATTGTAGAAGATGCATCGTGGGACTCGGACTTTGTGAAGGTGACCTAGAAGCCCTATCCACCTTTTCCATGAGTCAAGTAGATTTTGCGGAATCTGTTCATCCCAGTCAGACCCGGATCTCCAAATTTCCTGCATTAGCACTTTCCCGTGTATGATGTAGTGAGATATTAATCCTAGCGGATCAAATACGGACATTATTACTTGTAGTACTTGTCGCTTAGTTGGGATGTCCACACAATCGGCGATTCTCTGAAGGCAGGGTTTCACAATGGTGCTGAAGGTAAACATGTCCGCTGATGGTATCCAAATCATCCCTAGTACTCGTTCCATATTTTCTGCT
This sequence is a window from Uranotaenia lowii strain MFRU-FL chromosome 3, ASM2978415v1, whole genome shotgun sequence. Protein-coding genes within it:
- the LOC129756114 gene encoding proteasome subunit beta type-3: MSILAYNGGCVVAMKGKNCVAIATDHRFGVQAQTIATDFEKVFEINPHMYLGLVGLQTDILTVYQRLLFRKNLYEIRENRQMTPERFAAMLSNFLYEKRFGPYFIEPVIAGLDPKTFEPFICNMDLIGCPNQPNDFVVAGTCAEQLYGMCETLWKPDLESQDLFEVISQALVNAFDRDAISGWGATVYIIEKEKLTVKKLKTRMD
- the LOC129755251 gene encoding uncharacterized protein LOC129755251 produces the protein MSQCTLDDDFIISEVYARPELWDKSLGVSRKLRVVNKIWRNLAQKHEVPEEVLKKRWRFLRDAFSSNLLNIPKSVLQSSSDRLDYEKYVTWPLFGSMLFLKDHIGKRGPNWNIWQRAVAAIEQDETSFDGFSPEQPETSSKQPETYSTESETSNKQPEKQRRQSKTSSNKTETYSKPPETSRKRTADRLPDEDDHFVSSLLSHLRRINPAQKLLCRMEIQRVVNEYAYGQIRLPQTRLDLDGLVRDTCEGLSEEYFTEEVSSL
- the LOC129753400 gene encoding uncharacterized protein LOC129753400, whose protein sequence is MSDVYELNDDFIIHEVYARPELWNKKLGINYNKNRAWGILSEKLEVPVDVLKKRWKVLRDCFVRNIVKIPKSELENSSDPLNYEPYVNWPLFGSLLFLKDHISHHKPSAWQQLLAENEQNDISLDDFSSEQLETSTTFNRCPDEDDYFVSSLLSHLRRIDPSKKLLCRMEIQRVVNEYAYGHSRLPQKHLDLEGLVRESCEGLSEEYLTEEINPSQM